The nucleotide window CCCGCCACCGATGAAATCGGCGTTGCGAGCACGCTGCTCGATGGTTCGATGCAGCAGGCCGGCACCCAGACGCTCCTGCGTGGCCTCGCAATTCTCGAAGCCGCCGCCGCCGGCGTGCGCGACCTGCGCTCGTTCGGCGCGGTGCTCGGCACGACGCGCAGCACCACGCACCGCCTCGTTTCGAGCCTCGTGCAGGCGCGCTACCTGCGCCAGGTGCAGGGCGGCTATCTGCTCGGGCCGAAGCTCATCGAACTCGGCACCATCGCGCTCGAGCAGATGCCGCTCACGACCGTTGCCCGCCCGCATCTGCAGGCACTGGCCGATGAAACGCTCGACACGATCCACCTCGGCGTGCGGGACGGCGACGACGTGCTGTATATCGACAAGATTCCCGGCCAGCGCGGCCTCGAGATGCGTTCGCGCGTCGGGCACCGCATGCCGCTCGCGTCCACGGGCATTGGCAAGGCGATGATGCTCGACCTCGCGCCGCAATCGTGGCGCGACCTGTTCGACGCGTCGCGCCGCACGCTTGCGGGCGTGAGCTTCCGCCCCGATCACAGTCTCGAACCGGATACCTTCCTCAAGCGC belongs to Paraburkholderia flagellata and includes:
- a CDS encoding IclR family transcriptional regulator, whose product is MNKAMSSTLAANLPDEAAPVQNPATSAAAAQPKARPATDEIGVASTLLDGSMQQAGTQTLLRGLAILEAAAAGVRDLRSFGAVLGTTRSTTHRLVSSLVQARYLRQVQGGYLLGPKLIELGTIALEQMPLTTVARPHLQALADETLDTIHLGVRDGDDVLYIDKIPGQRGLEMRSRVGHRMPLASTGIGKAMMLDLAPQSWRDLFDASRRTLAGVSFRPDHSLEPDTFLKRMATYSAGGYTFDLEENEISIRCVAAPVRDASGAIVAALSVASTIPYMPLERMDELIPVVQREARAISQELGWRAPQPTTRRIRR